The Micromonospora krabiensis genome window below encodes:
- a CDS encoding aminotransferase-like domain-containing protein, giving the protein MSDSSSSRLLAESIAQEIALLPEGTRIATHRELVRRFAASGTTVSAALALLAQRGLIAARPGAGTYRTAARPVARAGDTSWQEAALDPAGAEAASLGALRDFQAPALLQTLSTSGPDIVDLNGGYLHPGLQPLRTLATAMARAARRTEAWDRPPAGGLPELRDWFAADIGGGLGRHDILVCAAGQSALAIALRALAQPGDPVLLESPTYPGAIAASHAAGLRPVPVPMDADGLRSDHLDRALARTRARVIIVQPLFQNPTGASVSAARQEEIRAIARRHGAFVIEDDFARHMAHADASAAPPPMVADDPDGSVVHIRSLTKVTSPNLRVAAIAARGPVLARLRSAHVIDTLFVPAPLQLTALEVVTAPGWRRALTALSVALAHRREVATEAVLAAFGDHALALRPRGGYHLWVSLPAHLDEHQLVPAALATGVAITPGTNYSVTGDSLRHVRLSYVAAPSASDVDDAIRRLAPLLIER; this is encoded by the coding sequence ATGTCAGACAGTAGCAGTTCCCGTCTCCTGGCTGAGTCGATCGCCCAGGAGATAGCGCTACTGCCGGAGGGCACCCGCATCGCCACCCACCGCGAGCTGGTGCGGCGCTTCGCCGCGAGCGGCACCACCGTCTCCGCGGCGCTGGCGCTACTCGCCCAGCGCGGACTCATCGCAGCCCGCCCCGGCGCCGGGACGTACCGCACGGCGGCCCGCCCGGTAGCCCGCGCCGGGGACACGTCCTGGCAGGAGGCGGCCCTCGACCCGGCCGGGGCGGAAGCAGCGTCGCTCGGCGCCCTGCGTGACTTCCAGGCGCCCGCGCTGCTGCAGACGCTGTCGACGTCCGGGCCGGACATCGTCGACCTCAACGGCGGCTACCTGCATCCCGGACTCCAGCCGCTGCGCACCCTGGCCACCGCGATGGCACGCGCGGCCAGACGCACCGAGGCGTGGGACCGCCCGCCCGCCGGCGGGCTACCCGAGCTGCGCGACTGGTTCGCCGCCGACATCGGCGGCGGCCTCGGTCGCCATGACATCCTGGTGTGCGCGGCGGGGCAGAGTGCGCTGGCCATCGCGCTGCGCGCGCTCGCTCAGCCGGGAGATCCGGTCCTGCTGGAGTCGCCGACCTACCCGGGCGCCATTGCCGCCAGCCATGCGGCGGGCCTGCGCCCGGTTCCGGTCCCCATGGACGCCGACGGTCTGCGCTCGGATCATCTCGACCGGGCCCTCGCGCGTACCCGGGCGCGCGTCATCATCGTCCAGCCGCTGTTCCAGAACCCCACCGGCGCGAGCGTCTCGGCGGCGCGGCAGGAGGAGATCCGGGCCATCGCCCGCCGCCACGGCGCCTTCGTCATCGAGGACGACTTTGCCCGGCACATGGCGCATGCCGACGCCTCCGCCGCGCCGCCGCCGATGGTCGCCGACGACCCGGACGGCAGTGTCGTCCACATCAGATCGCTGACCAAGGTGACCTCGCCGAACCTGCGCGTCGCCGCGATCGCGGCCCGCGGCCCCGTCCTGGCCCGACTGCGATCCGCCCACGTCATCGACACGCTGTTCGTACCCGCTCCGCTGCAGCTGACCGCGCTGGAGGTGGTGACCGCCCCTGGCTGGAGACGGGCCCTCACAGCGCTCAGCGTCGCCCTGGCGCACCGTCGCGAGGTGGCCACCGAAGCTGTCCTGGCGGCCTTCGGCGACCACGCTCTCGCCCTGCGCCCGCGCGGCGGTTACCACCTGTGGGTGTCGCTTCCGGCGCACCTCGACGAGCATCAACTGGTTCCCGCCGCTCTCGCCACGGGCGTCGCCATCACGCCCGGCACGAACTACTCCGTCACCGGCGACAGCCTTCGGCATGTCCGGCTCAGCTATGTCGCGGCACCGTCGGCCTCGGACGTCGACGACGCCATCCGCCGGCTCGCACCGCTGCTCATCGAGCGCTGA
- a CDS encoding DMT family transporter, with the protein MFAALGVLSFSFSFPATHWALDGFGPWSATGVRGVLAAVIALTALLATRAPVPAAGDWPALAVVAAGCVIGFPLLTTFALQTSTTAHSAVVIGALPMATATISALRTGRRPSMLFWAAASIGAATVIAFSIAQNHGRPTIADLYLFGALLVCAAGYAEGGRLAAHMPGWQVIAWGVVLAAPVSLAVCVLALAHEPVHLTAETIGGMAYIAAISQVGGFVLWYRGMGLIGVARASQLQLAQPLLTLVWAVLLLGEHLSVMVPLSAAVVLCCIVVTQRARTA; encoded by the coding sequence GTGTTCGCCGCGCTCGGCGTGCTGAGCTTCTCGTTCAGCTTCCCGGCGACGCACTGGGCGCTCGATGGGTTCGGGCCGTGGAGTGCCACGGGGGTTCGCGGTGTCCTCGCCGCGGTCATCGCGCTCACCGCTCTCCTCGCCACCCGCGCGCCGGTGCCGGCCGCCGGCGACTGGCCAGCCCTCGCCGTGGTGGCAGCCGGCTGTGTGATCGGATTTCCGCTGCTCACCACGTTCGCTTTGCAGACGTCGACCACGGCCCACTCGGCCGTTGTCATCGGCGCGCTGCCCATGGCCACGGCGACGATCTCCGCACTGCGCACCGGGCGCCGCCCGTCGATGCTGTTCTGGGCGGCGGCGTCGATCGGCGCGGCCACGGTCATCGCGTTCAGCATCGCGCAGAACCATGGCCGGCCCACGATCGCCGATCTCTACCTGTTCGGTGCGTTGCTGGTCTGCGCCGCCGGCTACGCCGAAGGCGGACGGCTCGCCGCGCACATGCCCGGCTGGCAGGTCATCGCGTGGGGCGTCGTCCTCGCGGCGCCGGTCAGCCTCGCCGTGTGCGTGCTCGCCCTTGCGCACGAGCCGGTGCACCTGACGGCCGAGACCATCGGGGGTATGGCGTACATCGCGGCCATCTCGCAGGTCGGCGGGTTCGTTCTCTGGTATCGCGGCATGGGACTCATCGGCGTAGCGCGCGCGAGCCAGCTCCAACTCGCCCAGCCGCTGCTGACCCTGGTGTGGGCGGTTCTGCTGCTGGGCGAGCACCTCAGCGTCATGGTGCCGCTGAGCGCGGCCGTTGTCCTCTGCTGCATCGTCGTCACGCAACGGGCCAGGACGGCATGA